Proteins from one Pagrus major chromosome 1, Pma_NU_1.0 genomic window:
- the mtap gene encoding S-methyl-5'-thioadenosine phosphorylase produces MASALPIKIGIIGGSGLDDPDILEGRTERYVDTPYGKPSDALILGKIKNVECVLLARHGRQHTIMPSSVNFQANIWALREEGCTHLLATTACGSLREEIQPGDIVIIDQFIDRTTKRAQTLHDGQPTSPPGVCHIPMAEPFCNKTREVLVEVARTLGIKCHVRGTMLTVEGPRFSSRAESLMFRQWGADVINMTTVPEVILAKEAGLCYASIAMATDYDCWKEHEEAVCVDNVLKTMKENANKASSILLTAIPQISQMDWAQTMKTLKSMAQSSVMLPKH; encoded by the exons ATGGCCTCCGCACTGCCTATAAAG ATTGGAATAATCGGTGGTTCAGGACTCGATGATCCAGATATCTTGGAGGGAAGGACTGAGCGTTATGTTGACACACCATATGGAAAG CCATCCGATGCTCTTATCCTGGGGAAGATAAAAAACGTGGAATGCGTGCTTCTTGCAAG GCACGGGAGGCAACACACTATAATGCCGTCCAGTGTGAACTTCCAGGCCAACATCTGGGCATTGAGAGAAGAGGGCTGTACACATTTGTTGGCTACTACGGCCTGTGGCTCACTCCGTGAGGAGATTCAGCCAGGAGACATCGTCATCATAGATCAGTTCATTGACAG GACTACCAAGAGAGCTCAGACGCTGCATGATGGACAGCCTACCAGTCCCCCAGGAGTGTGTCACATCCCCATGGCTGAACCTTTCTGCAACAAAACCAGAGAG GTTTTGGTGGAGGTGGCGCGGACCCTGGGGATTAAGTGCCATGTGCGAGGGACTATGCTGACAGTCGAGGGGCCCCGCTTCTCATCGCGGGCTGAGAGCCTGATGTTCCGCCAGTGGGGTGCCGACGTCATCAACATGACCACTGTGCCAGAGGTGATCCTCGCCAAGGAGGCCGGCTTGTGCTATGCCAGCATCGCCATGGCAACAGACTACGACTGTTGGAAGGAACATGAGGAGGCG GTCTGTGTTGACAACGTGCTGAAGACGATGAAGGAAAACGCCAACAAAGCCAGCAGCATCCTGCTAACTGCAATACCACAGATTAGTCAGATGGATTGGGCTCAGACAATGAAGACTTTGAAA
- the toporsa gene encoding topoisomerase I binding, arginine/serine-rich a, whose product MSAIKIALQQSQKSGKRKTSKTMSAEVSPDSKCPICLDSFNNISYLDLCLHKFCFRCIHEWSKNKAECPLCKQPFNSIYHSIKSEQNFKKYDLQPVDNGSFGTFGGVRFRYRTTLTGVHRQMQGRTSTPPDNGVMFEASTNHPQQPQDRYIRRMMMRLAAKKKAASEGRAVNRIREQEMVNFRRELYRQGVRVRNVRDGGRCRDTSAEFFRRNPACLHRLIPWLKRELIVLYGAHGTLVNIVQHIIMSRITRFDMEDGAIQEELRPFLQGRTEHFLHEFISYAKSPYNIEAYDQHAVYDCPAPSSNEDSSSNSSVIAISEDEEHSVELDTPGNSTSTLSHSMWDDETPGPSYSTTAEQSRAECLSVLDSDSDSSSEEETQEFGASPQQMSPLNQTDVTQAEGHKDDCLSSDSDDCVIVGFVKPTADRTPELVKLSSDSDESACEDTKEVPLLPQHIRFSSLSPVASQSSDRSGAGQTENVETDRYHPLDTKERCSSSTSSRHRKSSKSDRKDTDRRFDGNDGSREKHWSKDRAHRRRRWSRTGENWHSSKSPVVSHSSVSTLSRESGYSHSSGRDFYSKCDSNYKSRDGDHSYQSYRHYSQERSDSGIHYTERRSYYYSSRKYSDQHSYSRSRSHSRDSRRRDRRHSRSKSYSSSRSPSAKKRSHHDKPGGKRKYKTRHLEEPSENALPNSHAEGHSPALSTKHKKKSKEKRRKKSKERSRKTSRSLSVELVNEGNSSERSKRHHKKKKKHKKKSKRHKSSERREKGSPSVITIDSDSDSAANDGVTQASSTNQDNLMDSTTDDPLATASPSSNA is encoded by the coding sequence ATGTCAGCAATCAAGATTGCCCTGCAGCAGAGCCAGAAGAGTGGCAAAAGGAAAACCTCTAAAACAATGTCTGCAGAGGTGTCACCAGACTCCAAGTGTCCCATCTGTTTGGACTCGTTTAACAACATTTCTTACCTGGACCTCTGCCTGCACAAGTTCTGTTTCCGCTGTATTCATGAGTGGTCCAAGAACAAAGCTGAGTGCCCTCTATGCAAGCAGCCGTTTAATTCAATCTATCATAGTATAAAATCAGAGCAAAACTTTAAGAAGTATGACCTGCAGCCGGTGGACAATGGCTCTTTTGGGACTTTTGGGGGAGTGCGCTTTAGATACCGCACAACTCTCACTGGAGTCCATCGACAGATGCAGGGAAGGACCTCTACACCTCCAGACAATGGAGTTATGTTTGAAGCCTCAACAAACCATCCCCAACAGCCACAGGACCGTTACATCCGGCGCATGATGATGAGGTTGGCAGCCAAGAAGAAAGCAGCGAGTGAAGGGAGGGCAGTGAACCGTATCAGAGAGCAGGAAATGGTCAACTTCAGGAGGGAACTGTACCGACAgggggtgagggtgaggaaTGTACGCGATGGCGGACGCTGCCGAGACACCTCAGCTGAATTCTTCAGAAGAAATCCTGCCTGCCTACATAGACTGATCCCCTGGCTAAAGAGAGAACTCATAGTGCTATATGGGGCCCATGGCACTTTAGTCAACATAGTTCAACACATCATCATGTCTCGCATTACACGTTTTGACATGGAGGATGGAGCTATTCAGGAAGAGCTCCGGCCGTTCCTCCAGGGGCGCACAGAGCACTTTCTGCACGAGTTCATCAGCTATGCAAAGTCCCCCTACAATATTGAGGCCTATGACCAGCATGCTGTCTACGACTGCCCAGCCCCTTCCTCTAATGaagacagcagctccaactctTCCGTAATAGCCATCTCGGAGGATGAGGAACACTCGGTGGAGTTGGATACTCCAGGAAACTCCACATCTACTCTGAGCCACTCTATGTGGGACGATGAGACGCCTGGGCCATCATATTCTacgacagcagagcagagccgAGCAGAGTGTCTGTCAGTCCTCGACTCGGACTCGGACAGCAGttcagaggaggagacacaaGAGTTTGGGGCTTCGCCACAGCAAATGAGTCCTTTAAACCAAACCGATGTGACTCAGGCTGAAGGTCACAAAGATGATTGTTTGTCTTCTGACAGCGATGACTGTGTCATTGTAGGTTTTGTTAAGCCGACAGCAGATCGGACTCCTGAGCTGGTTAAGCTCTCCTCCGACTCTGATGAATCTGCCTGTGAAGATACTAAAGAAGTGCCGCTGCTACCTCAACACATCCGCTTCTCCAGTCTCAGTCCCGTTGCATCACAGAGCAGCGATCGAAGCGGTGCtggacagacagaaaatgtaGAAACAGACCGCTATCATCCATTGGATACAAAAGAAAGATGTAGCTCCTCAACATCTAGCAGGCACAGGAAGTCCAGTAAGTCAGACAGAAAAGACACGGATCGAAGATTTGATGGTAATGACGGATCTAGAGAGAAGCACTGGTCAAAGGACAGAGCCCATAGGAGAAGAAGGTGGTCAAGAACTGGAGAGAATTGGCACTCTAGCAAGAGCCCAGTAGTCTCCCACAGCAGCGTCAGCACTCTGTCCAGAGAAAGTGGTTATTCTCACTCCAGTGGCAGAGACTTCTACTCAAAATGTGACAGTAACTATAAAAGCAGGGATGGTGATCACAGCTATCAGTCATATAGGCATTACAGCCAAGAGAGAAGTGATAGTGGGATACATTACACAGAGAGACGGTCCTACTATTACAGTAGCCGCAAGTACTCAGATCAACACTCGTACTCTCGCTCCAGGAGCCACAGCAGGGATTCACGGAGACGGGACCGGAGGCATTCTCGATCTAAGTCTTATTCCAGCAGTCGCTCCCCTTCTGCAAAAAAGAGATCTCACCATGACAAGCCTGGTGGAAAgaggaaatacaaaacaaggCATTTGGAAGAACCGTCAGAAAACGCACTTCCCAACTCACATGCCGAAGGTCACTCCCCCGCGttgtcaacaaaacacaagaaaaagagcaaagagaAACGGCGTAAAAAATCCAAAGAGAGGTCAAGAAAGACTAGCAGGAGCCTCAGTGTGGAGCTCGTCAACGAGGGAAACTCGAGCGAGCGAAGCAAACGTCACcataagaaaaagaagaaacacaagaagaaaagcaaaagGCACAAGAGTAGTGAACGCAGAGAGAAGGGCTCACCCTCGGTCATTACcattgacagtgacagtgattcTGCTGCTAACGACGGTGTCACCCAGGCCAGCAGCACTAACCAGGACAACCTGATGGACAGTACCACAGATGACCCACTGGCCactgcctctccctcctccaatGCGTAG
- the ndufb6 gene encoding NADH dehydrogenase [ubiquinone] 1 beta subcomplex subunit 6 has protein sequence MSGYTPDEKLRFEQLSKLRRQWLKDQELSPREPVLPAKPPGAVAKFWAGFLEPKSLWRLYTYKAYKGGVFALTRVLIPAWVVHYYVKYHVAKRPYGIVELKPKLFPGDTILETGEVVPDLPESHGHH, from the exons ATGTCTGGGTACACACCAGACGAGAAGCTCCGCTTCGAGCAGCTCTCGAAGCTCCGGAGACAGTGGCTGAAGGACCAGGAGCTCAGCCCGCGGGAGCCCGTGCTACCAGCTAAACCTCCCGGCGCCGTCGCCAAGTTCTGGGCTGGCTTTCTGGAGCCCAAGAGCCTGTGGAGACTTTAC ACCTACAAAGCATACAAAGGTGGAGTCTTCGCATTAACACGCGTCTTGATACCTGCTTGGGTTGTTCACTACTACGTGAAATACCATGTGGCT AAAAGGCCATATGGCATTGTGGAATTGAAACCCAAGTTGTTCCCA GGTGACACCATCCTGGAAACGGGTGAAGTTGTTCCAGATCTGCCTGAGTCCCATGGTCATCACTGA
- the LOC141006677 gene encoding PRELI domain-containing protein 1, mitochondrial-like has product MVKYFCNTADIRSTWDHVVSAFWQRYPNPFSTHVLTEDVVYREVTADHRLLSRRLLMKTNRMPRWAEVLFPAGMSRSVYIIEDSIVDPVNRSLTTYTWNLNHTTLMSVEERCIFRDSVEQPATTQLKREAWISSGVYGFSRPIQEFGLARFKSNQVKAMKGLEYALSNLQGETPQRLLRDTVKDASEKAKEAAKSLASAAAVPQKPQQYV; this is encoded by the exons ATGGTCAAGTATTTCTGTAACACCGCAGACATCAGGAGTACGTGGGACCATGTTGTCTCTGCTTTTTGGCAGAGGTACCCTAATCCATTCAG CACCCATGTTCTCACAGAGGACGTTGTGTACCGGGAGGTGACTGCGGACCACCGGCTCCTCTCCAGACGCCTCCTGATGAAGACCAATCGTATGCCTCGTTGGGCAGAGGTTCTCTTCCCCGCCGGCATGTCTCGCTCTGTATACATCATTGAGGACTCCATCGTGGACCCTGTGAACAGGAGCCTGACCACCTACACCTGGAACCTCAACCACACAACTCTGATG TCAGTGGAGGAGCGTTGTATTTTCCGGGACTCAGTGGAGCAGCCAGCCACCACCCAGCTAAAACGGGAAGCGTGGATATCCTCAGGAGTTTACGGCTTCTCCAGACCTATTCAG GAGTTTGGATTGGCCCGCTTCAAGAGCAACCAGGTGAAGGCCATGAAAGGGCTGGAATATGCGCTGTCCAACTTACAGG GAGAGACGCCCCAGCGGCTGCTCAGGGACACGGTGAAGGACGCGTCAGAGAAGGCCAAGGAGGCGGCCAAGAGCCTggcttcagctgctgctgtccctCAGAAACCCCAGCAGTACGTCTGA